The window CAAAAACTTCATCCTCCTCAACCTTTAAAGATTTATCGGCCTGGTCAATTAATATCCAACTGATGGCCTGGTAGTATATAATGCCCGTTATAAGCATTACTGCTATAGTGGTAACAATATTTACCCGGTTATATAAGGTGATAAGTTTCATTGCCCGGCAAATTTATAGCCCATGCCGTAAGCCGCCTGGATATAATCGTTGGCGCCGGCTTCTACCAGCTTTTTGCGGATATTTTTAATGTGCGAGTAGATGAAATCGAAATTGTCGGCTAAATCGATGCCGTCGCCCCAAAGATGCTCGGCTATGGCATTTTTTGATACTACTTTGCCTTTGTTGGCAATAAAATAAATAAGCAGCGCAAACTCTTTACGGGTAAATTTAAGCGACTTGTCATGCACGCTCACCGTTTTGGCTTGCAAATCGATGCTGATTTCGTTAAAAGTAAGCAGGTTGCTGCCGTTATACATTTTACGCCTGATAATGGCCGATACCCTTGCCTTAAGCTCCGACAGGTGAAAGGGCTTTACCAGGTAATCATCGGCGCCCAGATCCAGGCCCTGCAAGCGGTCGTCAAGGGAGTTTTTTGCCGATATAATGAGCACGCCATCCTGATGATTATTGTCTTTTAACCGTTTAAGTATATTGATACCATTGCCGCCGGGCAGGGTAATATCAAGCAAAATGCAGTCGTAACTATACATTTCTATTTTGGAAATGGCTGCGGAGTAGGTAGCGGCGGTTTCGCAAATATTCCCCGCCTCGGTAAAGTACTCTTCAATACTCTCGCGCAGGCCTTCTTCGTCTTCAATGATTAGTAGCTTCATTAGGTTGTACGTTGTGCTTTATGTTATACGTTGTACGTTTTAAGTTGTACGTTGCGCATTCATTATAATATATAATGCAATTATGTAAAGTTAGTAGCCCAATTTGTATACATTTTGGATTTGAACAAATTTACTACAGGTTTGTGAAGCAAATTAGCCTATTAATTGTTGATAATTTACAAAAACGTACAACGTATAACTTTCAATCTACAACTTAATTGTTGATAATTTAAAAACGTACAACGTATAACTTAAAACCCAAAAAACTATGTGGTGGATTTACGCTCTATTATCGGCATTGTTTGCCGCGTTAACTGCAATATTTGCCAAAATAGGCATTAAAGGAGTAGATACCGACCTGGCAACCGCCATCCGTACCGTGGTTATTCTGATACTTGCCTGGGCCATTGTGTTGTTTAAGGGTAGTAACCAGGGTATAAGTGGTTTAACCAAAACCAACTGGACATTTCTGATTCTGTCCGGCTGTGCTACCGGCCTGTCGTGGATTTGCTATTTCAGGGCCTTACAGTTGGGCAAAGTATCGCAGGTAGCCCCGGTTGATAAGTTAAGCGTTGCGCTGGCCATTGTATTGGCTGTAGTATTTTTAGGCGAGCCGCTGACGTTGAAGAACGGGATAGGGGCCTTATTGATTATAGCGGGAACTTTGGTGCTGATATTTTAAAAGAGAATCAAAAGTTAAGAGTCAAGAATCAAGGTTGAAGCAGCAAGTTAACCAATGTCAACCCGCGCTTAAGACAGAAGCGGAAAACTTAGCGAATGTCGCCAGTTCTTTTCGTCTTAACGCTTAATTCTAACCTCTTGATTCATATTCATTGTAACAAATTTGAAAGAATTAACCTTAATGTAACAATAACACAACAAATCAGAATTTATCCAATGTTTGTCTTCAAATTCGCACCCAAATGAGCGATTTTAAGATAATGAAGACCCGATATATACTACTACTTTTATTTGTACTGGTTACCATAAACGCCTGGGCACAGGCGCCTGCCCCCAAAGGCAAAATAAGCGGCAAGGTTACCGATGCCGCTACAAAACAACCCGTTGACTATGCTACCATATCTGTTTATAAACAAGGTGTGGCAGCTCCGTTTAATGGCATTAGCACGGACCCGAAAGGTAATTTTACTGTAGATCAGATTCCGCCGGGCGAATACCGCATTACCGCCGACTTTTTGGGTTACCAGCGTACTACAGTTGACCATGTAATAGTTAAAGCCGGCGGTACTACCAACCTGGGCGAGGTGTTGCTGTCGCCAAACACCCACCAGTTAAAAGATGTAACGGTTACAGCTACTACCCCTACGGTTCAAAACAAAATTGATAAAATGGTATACAACCCTCAAAACGACCTGAGTGCGCAGGGTGGTGTTGCTATAGATATCCTTAAAAAGGTACCGCAAATTACCGTTGATATTGATGGTAAT is drawn from Mucilaginibacter ginsenosidivorax and contains these coding sequences:
- a CDS encoding response regulator transcription factor, which encodes MKLLIIEDEEGLRESIEEYFTEAGNICETAATYSAAISKIEMYSYDCILLDITLPGGNGINILKRLKDNNHQDGVLIISAKNSLDDRLQGLDLGADDYLVKPFHLSELKARVSAIIRRKMYNGSNLLTFNEISIDLQAKTVSVHDKSLKFTRKEFALLIYFIANKGKVVSKNAIAEHLWGDGIDLADNFDFIYSHIKNIRKKLVEAGANDYIQAAYGMGYKFAGQ
- a CDS encoding EamA family transporter, producing the protein MWWIYALLSALFAALTAIFAKIGIKGVDTDLATAIRTVVILILAWAIVLFKGSNQGISGLTKTNWTFLILSGCATGLSWICYFRALQLGKVSQVAPVDKLSVALAIVLAVVFLGEPLTLKNGIGALLIIAGTLVLIF